From Danio aesculapii chromosome 9, fDanAes4.1, whole genome shotgun sequence:
aaattattaaaattgtgATTTACTAGGTTTTAAGAATGTGCAATTTCCATACATTtccagtacatttttagtgctgtatcagtacgtTAACTCTACTTTTTTCCTTCACCCTACAgtcaccacttttttttttttttttgtctatgggtATTAGAAAATTtagtcttgtgattcctgtcGTATCAAGTCGCATCATAccgaactacctcaagacatgggcgatttatacatttcagcaaactgtttgaaagcattaaaagtgtccaagaaggtgtcaaatctttacacgcattgacccagggactgtttagatgcatgtcactaatgagacgattgatgtttactgtatgatgacagaAACGGCCTTAAACACTGAGCAGggacaagacgtcaacatgacgtcggattgacgttgtaccctaatgtaaggagacgttgcattttgtttggaaatgaaaaaaaaaaaaaatattggacattgatgtcaatgtccaatgcatgtccaacctaaaaccaccCAAATATCAACAATCACAACCTAATTCTAACCtattattaacatcttatgacatggTGTGCTTGCTGGCCAATAatttaatgcactacagaatgttacatttacacacatccacaactGACATgcaaatgcatcagcttttcacagcgtaatactcactactcgagtactttAGAAAGGTCTACTttgtactcatactttgagtattaTTTACTACAGAATTTTTACTTtccttgcactacatttttaggcaagtaatggtacttttactcaagtatgatttttcagcactCTTTCCACCGCTGCTGAAAGTAAATCTACGCAGAATCTATGCAGACTATACAGATCTTTAAGTTCTTGAACATgtagcagatggaaatatctcagatgtggacattagagtgatgaggaagatgaagataaagttattgttataaacaagatgcagcCTATACAACAAcagcctaaaaataaaataaaaatcttaatctTTGTGATTTTGAAAAGCAAATTAAGATTATGTCAGTGTCACGGTCATCAGCGATCCAACCCGAGTAGATAGCTGGTATTTACTATGATCGttaatggactacaaatccaccacaTTATGGACTACAAaacccagtcatgcaccacacacagaTGTTCCTTATCCTGACGGATTGCACACACACCACCAGAGGATTGTCAATGACTGATTACACtcactatttaagcagcacagacacactaGTCGCTGAGTCTTGTATCCTGTATATGAACATTAATGACGTTTTAAAAATTAATGTTTTTCGTTGCTTTCCGTGTTTGaccttattttgtttgtttattcctgtatgctacctgccttctgaccacttACCTGCTATTTCcactatgactctggattgcccatacacatgtttgttcctgtattgaccactgcttgcctgaccatcctgttcAATAAAGACCTGCATAAGGATCCTCACTCCTTTGTCTAGCATCACTGTCGTTTACTGTGTAAAACTATTCTCTACTTAAGTCCATTGAAATGAGCAAAACATATCAACAATATACTCAACCCTTTAACTGCCTTCTGTATCAAACAGTTGACcatattttaacttttaaatatgttttaaatgaccgttttaaatcatttacacacaacattgttggtttacaaaaaacaaacaaaatcctgttgcactactacactatTTTggttgtattgtaaaaaaaaaatggcatacttcaaaaaatagaTGATTTAGTGTTAAAAacgttttgtttagattttaattgtttttaaacttcatattttccATAGTACATTTCCAaaatacttttaccataaaccgacatatcaacctctaccaaatggttaatTTAGAAATTATGGAATGtgttgagtgtgttaactagtgacataaggagttaagaaatgcaatccaattttttgttgttgttgtggcaGTTAAAGgttgttgaatttttattattataatctgGTCTCTGAGAaaacacttttacatttttttaaaaaacttggAACTTGGTCTGAGGGGGTTGAAAACCTTTCAAAAGAGAAAAATGCTCCCCATTATCCATCACGGTACTTATAACTATCGAAAGCAACTATTTTAAATCAGTTAGCTTAAACTGTACCTGTCTGACACGATACTCAGTGCTTCAGGTGCAAGGCAGTTCGTGTTTTGATGTCGATTTGGTCTTCTTTTTGGTTTAGAGCAGGTCGTTTTATCTGTACGTCCATAGATTGCATCAATTATTGCTATTACGCCATGTTCTGCATGAAGCAAAGGCaatatttaaattgttattttaagtGAAATCATGCTACCCGATATTGAAACAAAAGTATTGGAAATGCATCTTACCACATCCAATGTCATTTGTGTCACCTTCACAAGTTAGACTTGTTTCTGGAAGACAATAGAGGAAAGGTTATACAGAGAAGGAAACACTGAACTGGGAAAGATCATACGAAACAACCATACGTGTTGGGATGCAAACATGGGTGATGTTGTAATAGTTGTAGGAAGGAAGACACGGATCAAAGCTTTCAAGTTGATCTCTTGTTAAAACACATTCTGCCAGTCCGTTACACCTGTTTGAAGGTAATAGGTCAACATCTCTATGAATATAAGGACATTCACAGAGCAACTACTAATTATACCCCAATCTGGAGTTAAAAGCATGAAGGAGTCTTACAAGTAATAGAATTTAGGACTCTCATTACACTCAGGATAAATTTCATTTTGCGGCTCTGCACGTCCACAAATGTCAATTTGGCGACCATATGTTGCTGACGTAGCTAAGACCACACCAGTATCTTAAGGAAAAGAGAGAAAATAAGACACTGTTACACAgtcaatatacagtatttttaacagagcaggaCTACATCTTACCACATTTTAGATGAAGGTCAGAATCCGTACACGTGATTACggtgtctgaaaaaaaaaaaaaagtgcaattgTAAAGGGAGTCATTTTTAACTAGTGGCGTTTTCTCTAGTGACTGAGTGGAAGGATTTAAATAAGTTTGATGTAGATGCACTTTCGCTCTTAAACGCTCAATCACTTGAGGTTCTCAATGTGCAGTCaggatacatttatttaaaaaaaacaaacaaaacccaaAACAGTTCATATCAGCATGTGCATCATTTCTAAAATTTGGTAAACTAATCTCAATACTTGGATCTTAATTTTATCTCAGAAAATCAAAATACAAAGCCAAACGTCACTACATCATGTTAGATCtattcatggaaaaaaaaaaaattaagatttttaaagtttattttatgatTCCAAAAAAACCACCACATGCACAGGTCTGTCACTCTGTGATAATGCATAGGAAATACAAGGTGAAATGGTGACTCAAACGTATAATTGATCTGCTGGCAAGTAAACCAAGAAACACTTACATTCAAACTCAGCGGTGGAATTTACAATATCTGCAGATATCGGCATACTGCAGGTTACAAGCATTACTAAAAGATAAAAACAAGACAACCAATTAAGAAGCCATTGTGTTGCTAATGTCAGACATTCACATTATACTAGAACAAAATTTAATTCAGGATGAAACGTTACACATATCAGTTGTACAGCTACATTTACAATGCTTACTGTGCATTTACGTTCCCAATTTTATAAGTGACTTACAGGCAAGAACACACACAACACTGAGAGAAAACATTGTTCCTGCTGTGTCCATTGATAATCTGTTTGAGCATTACTGATTCATATTCATAGGCTGGTGCTCTGAATGTTAATGAGCAACACCTGTGCACCACACCAGTCTCCAGTCTTAAGCGATAACGAGGAACGACAATCGAAGACTACGCTAGAGTTCGTTTATTAAATTAGAACTGACGAAGTAAAAATCTGCTCTTACTTAATGGCAGTCATTCTGAGTTTAAAATAGTTGGGAACTAACAAgagattatattttaaaacaaactttGATTAGCAGTTTACAACTGATAGGATTGGGGAATTTAATGAAGAGACAAATAAAATAGTGAATGGtcaataaatatgaattaatcaAAAACATATGTTTATTTCAGAAGATCAGAAGGACAACACTT
This genomic window contains:
- the LOC130235336 gene encoding L-rhamnose-binding lectin CSL3-like, with the protein product MPISADIVNSTAEFEYTVITCTDSDLHLKCDTGVVLATSATYGRQIDICGRAEPQNEIYPECNESPKFYYLCNGLAECVLTRDQLESFDPCLPSYNYYNITHVCIPTQTSLTCEGDTNDIGCEHGVIAIIDAIYGRTDKTTCSKPKRRPNRHQNTNCLAPEALSIVSDSCEGVKSCTVTASNDMFDDPCVGTRKYLTISYYCTPEES